Proteins encoded together in one Lathyrus oleraceus cultivar Zhongwan6 chromosome 5, CAAS_Psat_ZW6_1.0, whole genome shotgun sequence window:
- the LOC127081584 gene encoding uncharacterized protein LOC127081584, which yields MSRECPQNKNQMQKKSADRVYTLDARKAKRNIALIAGTCLVNNHPCFCMKRLGLQAIPLSPPMVVTTAMEDVVETPLICENCSLSVNGRVFQIDLICLPLKKVDMVYGMDYLSANSMFIECEDKLIIIPSSEATPKDVLTTILEGTVGMVHFLFKNEKSVLLVLTKEYIDNLSVTQILVVCEFPEVFPEDATSLPP from the exons ATGTCTAGGGAATGTCCTCAAAATAAGAATCAGATGCAGAAGAAGAGCGCCGATCGAGTTTATACTTTGGATGCAAGGAAGGCTAAGAGAAACATTGCCTTAATTGCTGGTACGTGTCTCGTCAATAATCATCCTTGTTTT TGCATGAAGCGGCTTGGCTTGCAAGCAATTCCTTTGTCTCCTCCTATGGTGGTTACTACCGCCATGGAAGATGTGGTTGAGACACcgttgatttgtgaaaattgttcgCTCTCGGTGAATGGTAGAGTTTTCCAGATTGATCTTATTTGTTTACCACTTAAGAAGGTTGATATGGTTTATGGGATGGATTACCTCTCCGCCAATTCGATGTTCATAGAATGTGAAGATAAGTTGATTATCATTCCATCTAGTGAAGCTACTCCAAAGGATGTATTAACTACTATCTTGGAAGGTACGGTTGGCATGGTTCATTTCTTATTTAAGAATGAAAAGTCAGTTCTCTTGGTGCTTACCAAGGAATATATCGATAATCTGAGTGTTACACAAATTCTTGTCGTTTGTGAATTTCCGGAAGTTTTCCCTGAGGATGCCACCTCTCTTCCTCCTTAA
- the LOC127081585 gene encoding uncharacterized protein LOC127081585, whose product MSRECPQKRNQMQRKSAGRVYTLDARKAKRNIALIVGTCLVNNHPCFVLFDCGATHYFVSIQCMKRLGLQAIPLSPPMVVTTAMDDVVETPLIYENCSLSVNGRVFQIDLICLPLKNVDMVLGMDYLFVNSMFIGCEDKLIIIPSSEATPKDVLTTILEGTVGMVHFLFKNEK is encoded by the coding sequence ATGTCTAGGGAATGTCCTCAAAAGAGGAATCAGATGCAGAGGAAGAGTGCGGGTCGAGTTTATACTTTGGATGCAAGGAAGGCTAAGAGAAACATTGCCTTAATTGTTGGTACGTGTCTCGTCAATAATCATCCTTGTTTTGTATTGTTTGATTGTGGGGCGACACACTATTTTGTATCAATTCAGTGCATGAAGCGGCTTGGCTTGCAAGCAATTCCTTTGTCTCCTCCTATGGTGGTTACTACCGCCATGGATGATGTGGTTGAGACACCATTGATTTATGAAAATTGTTCGCTCTCTGTGAATGGTAGAGTTTTCCAGATTGATCTTATTTGTTTACCACTTAAGAATGTTGATATGGTTTTGGGGATGGATTACCTCTTTGTCAATTCGATGTTCATAGGATGTGAAGATAAGTTGATTATCATTCCATCTAGTGAAGCTACTCCAAAGGATGTATTAACTACTATCTTGGAAGGTACGGTTGGCATGGTTCATTTCTTATTTAAGAATGAAAAGTAA